The DNA segment AGGAACTTTAATGTCTAAAAATTTCTCAGCTCCAAGATCTGCTCCAAAGCCCGCTTCTGTCACAACATAATCACCTAATCTAAGTGCCGTACTTGTTGCAGACACACTATTACAACCATGTGCAATATTCGCAAAAGGCCCGCCATGTACGATTGCTGGAGTATGTTCTAATGTTTGAACTAAATTAGGTTTTAACGCATCTTTTAATAGTAATGTTAATGCACCTTCGTAACCCATTTCGCCAACGGTAATCGGCTCTTTTTTATAATTATAACCTATCACAATTTCACTTAAGCGTTTCTTTAAATCTTTTAAATCGCTTGCTAAACAAATGATTGCCATGATTTCAGAAGCGACAGTAATATCAAAACCATCTTCACGTGGCACCCCTTGAACAGGGCCCCCAAGACCAACAACTACTTTTCGAAGCGCGCGGTCATTCAAATCAACCACCCGTTTCCAAACAATACGTCTACCATCAATGCCTAGTTCATTACCTTGCTGCATATGATTATCAATAAAAGCAGATAAAGCATTGTTTGCTGCTGTAATCGCATGAAAATCGCCTGTAAAATGTAAATTAATATCTTCCATTGGAATAACTTGCGCATAACCCCCGCCAGTTGCCCCACCTTTGATTCCCATCGTAGGTCCAAGTGATGGCTCCCGAAGTGCAATGACTGTTTTTTTGTCTTTTTTAGAGAGTGCATCCCCAAGTCCAACTGTTACAGTAGATTTCCCTTCACCAGCTGGTGTTGGGTTAATTGCAGTCACAAGAACAAGTTTCCCTGGTTCTTGGTCTTTTAACGAGTGAATGGTATCATAAGATAACTTTGCTTTATACTTTCCGTAAAGTTCGAGTGCATCCGCGTCAAGCCCTAAATGTTTCGCAATAGTTGTCACTGGTAGAATTTCTGCTTTGGATGCAATTTCAATATCTGATTTCACTTTATTTGACATGATATCCCCTCCGAATATGTATATTGTAACAAAGAATGAAGATATTTTGGCTCACCGGAGCATCAAAAAAGCGTGACACCAAGCGATGTAACACTATTTTGATTCTAAAGTAAAGCCTGATTGCGCAAAAATCAATATCTCAACCTTGGATTACCGTTATTCATTTGTTTCTGGTTTCGTCGTCTCCATTGCCTTAAGCGCCTCAAGCGCATCCGGATGATTTTCAAAAAATTGAACAACATTCCCGATTCTGTCAATCGAATTCCAACTTAAATGGTGTTCAATACCTTCCACATCATGATAAATATGGGACGAATCTACGCCAATAATACTCAAAAAACTTTCTAGTAATGCATGTCTTTCTAGCAGTCTTTTCCCCATTTGTGTTCCTTTTGGTGTCAAAATTAATCCACGATATTTTTCGTAAATTAAATATTCATCTTTATCCAGTTTCTGTACCATCTTTGTTACAGAAGAAGGATGGACAAATAGTTCATCTGCAATATCCGAAACCCGGGCATAACCTTTCGTTTCAATAAGGGAATAGATTTTTTCAATATAATCTTCCATACTAGGTGTTGGCATAGCTCTTACCCTCCAACTTAAATTCTTTCACATAGCCAATTGTACTATAATATCAGCCTTTCTAAAAGTAATTACCCTTTCTAAAGCGAAATTTCTCCTAGGACATTTACGCATTTTTTTCTGTAAAATATATAATTTAATAACAAAATATAACATAAAAGTAAAAAGTAAGCCTTTACAAGTCCAAAAATTTAAAAAATATTGGAAATCTGCTTGACGTTTATAGGTATTTTGATTTATAGTGTTAGTATCATATGCGGCAACGCTATGAACTGAAAAGGTAGTATTTGTTAGAAAAATTTTTTCAGCTTAAATGAAAGCGTTTTAAAAAAATATTCTAGCAATTATTAGCCATACTTAGGAGGATTTATTTCAATGCAAAATGGGAAAGTAAAATGGTTTAACAATGAAAAAGGTTACGGTTTTATCGAATCAGACGGCGGCGAAGATATTTTCGTTCACTTCACAGCGATCCAAGGTGACGGCTACAAATCTTTAGAAGAAGGCCAAGCGGTAACATTTGAAGTTGTCGAAGGTAATCGCGGCGCTCAGGCAGCTAATGTAGAAAAAGCCTAAACCTGTTGCCAATTAGACACGGACTTAAAACCGGTATGTATTTGCCGGTTTTTTTATTGCAAAAAAAGAGCTTTCCTTCTATAATAAAGCCACATCTACTCACACTTTAGGAGGGACATAATATGGAAGTATTTGTTGATGGAGCAAGTGCTGGAAATCCTGGTCCAAGTGGTGCTGGAATTGTTTTAAAAGCAGAAGGTATTTATGAACAATTTGCCGTTCCACTTGCTGTTATGACAAATCATGAAGCCGAATTTATCGCTATTAAACTCGGACTAGAGGAAGCATTAAAAACACAAGCAACGTTCATTCGTTTGTACTCTGATTCGAAAGTTGCCATTGAAGCTATTCACAAACGGCACGCTAAAAACCCTTTATTCAAGCCTCATTTAGAAGCTATTTTAGAAATGGCAGATTCTGTAGAATTGTTTTTTGCTGAGTGGCGCAATGTAAGTCAAAATAAACAAGCCGACCAACTTGCGCGTCAAGCTATCAA comes from the Listeria welshimeri serovar 6b str. SLCC5334 genome and includes:
- the cspD gene encoding cold-shock protein CspD — protein: MQNGKVKWFNNEKGYGFIESDGGEDIFVHFTAIQGDGYKSLEEGQAVTFEVVEGNRGAQAANVEKA
- a CDS encoding formate--tetrahydrofolate ligase — its product is MSNKVKSDIEIASKAEILPVTTIAKHLGLDADALELYGKYKAKLSYDTIHSLKDQEPGKLVLVTAINPTPAGEGKSTVTVGLGDALSKKDKKTVIALREPSLGPTMGIKGGATGGGYAQVIPMEDINLHFTGDFHAITAANNALSAFIDNHMQQGNELGIDGRRIVWKRVVDLNDRALRKVVVGLGGPVQGVPREDGFDITVASEIMAIICLASDLKDLKKRLSEIVIGYNYKKEPITVGEMGYEGALTLLLKDALKPNLVQTLEHTPAIVHGGPFANIAHGCNSVSATSTALRLGDYVVTEAGFGADLGAEKFLDIKVPALGKAPDCVVIVATIRALKMHGGALKTELSEENVEALAKGFTNLQKHTESIQTFGIPYVVAINKFITDSDAEVAKLEALCEEHGIPFSLTEVWEKGGDGGLELADKVIAAVESGEADYNRIYDDAWSMEEKLEAIVTKVYGGIGVELSSKAQKQIVEFKKYGWDRYPICMAKTQYSLSDDPTLLGRPTDFVIHIREFIPKLGAGFVVALTGDVMTMPGLPKKPAALNMDVDENGNAQGLF
- the mntR gene encoding transcriptional regulator MntR is translated as MPTPSMEDYIEKIYSLIETKGYARVSDIADELFVHPSSVTKMVQKLDKDEYLIYEKYRGLILTPKGTQMGKRLLERHALLESFLSIIGVDSSHIYHDVEGIEHHLSWNSIDRIGNVVQFFENHPDALEALKAMETTKPETNE
- a CDS encoding ribonuclease HI family protein, which encodes MEVFVDGASAGNPGPSGAGIVLKAEGIYEQFAVPLAVMTNHEAEFIAIKLGLEEALKTQATFIRLYSDSKVAIEAIHKRHAKNPLFKPHLEAILEMADSVELFFAEWRNVSQNKQADQLARQAIKKQKQTGIN